The Plectropomus leopardus isolate mb chromosome 7, YSFRI_Pleo_2.0, whole genome shotgun sequence genome window below encodes:
- the LOC121945534 gene encoding solute carrier family 45 member 4-like — MGGEAEEREASGPQEKRKPKEEESDSEKEVEEEGRGMQIPLHRWIMHGAVMFGREFCYAMETALVTPVLLQIGLPEQYYSLTWFLSPILGLLFTPVIGSASDRCTLRWGRRRPFILALCVGVLLGVALFLNGSLIGLSISDSPGSQPIGIVLTVVGVVVLDFCADASEGPIRAYLLDVADTEEQDMALNIHAFSAGLGGAVGYMLGGLDWTGTALGQAFKSQEQVLFLFAGIIFIISVTLHMLSIPEQNFAPSNHIKGTGSGESLSQLSFRPVNNTPPSLDVIAEEVASAQAPSREGNLSDSENEEMDFLAVERVRSKSDSILAMPDATIELDSDLEPDVQLFLPEVHHFLPEIQGDLEDVFKPSDHSTGSPSPSGGPPALHDGMVTLEPKNPAWPELKGPTNGPSSLLQNSSGSKDSYLKTQVKAANGVNARLSSDHSSAMKGHASTRLPNRPSNTSVSSRPHSHTFYRQPSFTFSYYGRVGSQRHRLKRTAPLSPRPITTSRSLNDLSELQRCADRRELQLSASSLSSEGSSIEGGPDKGTTVRLLWLSMLKMPRQLWRLCVCHLLTWFSIIAEAVFYTDFMGQVIYHGDPTAPANSTELLNYHRGVQMGCWGLVVYAATAAVCSAILQKYLDNFDLSIKIIYIVGTLGFSTGTAVMAIFPNVYVAMVMISTMGIISMSISYCPYALLGQYHEIKEYIHHSPANTRRGFGIDCAILSCQVYISQILVASALGAVVDAVGSVRVIPAVASGGAFLGFLTACFLVIYPDMEPSSSEQEQGLVGFPGDLDPNGGRTSDQRLALLNLTDGDSLKKTENHSVA; from the exons GTCTTCCTGAACAGTATTACAGTTTAACCTGGTTTCTCAGTCCTATCTTGGGTCTCCTCTTCACACCTGTGATTGGCTCAGCCAGTGACCGCTGTACTCTGCGATGGGGCCGCAGAAGACCATTCATTCTGGCGCTGTGTGTAGGTGTGCTGCTGGGAGTGGCGCTCTTCTTAAATGGATCATTAATAG GCCTTTCGATTAGTGATAGTCCCGGCAGTCAGCCGATTGGCATCGTCCTCACAGTAGTAGGTGTGGTGGTGCTGGACTTCTGTGCTGATGCCTCTGAGGGACCAATCAGAGCTTACCTTCTTGATGTTGCCGATACTGAAGAGCAAGACATGGCTTTGAATATTCATGCCTTCTCTGCTG GGCTTGGCGGAGCAGTGGGCTACATGCTGGGTGGACTAGACTGGACTGGCACAGCTCTGGGTCAAGCATTTAAATCCCAGGAACAGGTCCTCTTCCTGTTCGCAGGCATCATCTTCATTATCTCTGTCACACTGCACATGCTCAGCATCCCTGAGCAAAACTTTGCTCCATCAAATCACATTAAAGGCACAGGAAGTGGGGAGTCTCTCAGCCAGCTGTCTTTCAGGCCCGTTAACAACACGCCACCTTCACTTGATGTGATTGCAGAGGAAGTGGCTTCAGCTCAAGCCCCGTCCAGAGAGGGTAACCTGTCAGATTCCGAGAATGAGGAAATGGATTTTCTTGCCGTGGAGCGAGTGCGGAGTAAGAGCGATTCAATCTTAGCCATGCCAGATGCTACGATCGAGTTGGATTCTGATCTCGAACCAGATGTACAGCTTTTCCTGCCAGAGGTGCATCACTTTCTACCAGAGATACAGGGAGATCTAGAAGATGTTTTCAAGCCATCAGACCACAGTACTGGGTCACCGTCTCCTTCTGGTGGACCACCTGCCCTTCATGATGGGATGGTGACATTAGAGCCTAAAAATCCAGCTTGGCCTGAACTTAAGGGTCCAACAAACGGCCCTTCTTCTCTCCTTCAGAATAGTTCTGGCTCAAAGGACTCATATCTGAAAACACAG GTCAAAGCTGCCAACGGTGTCAATGCTCGCTTGTCTTCTGATCACTCCAGTGCAATGAAAGGCCACGCCTCCACTAGGCTGCCAAACCGCCCCTCCAACACCTCAGTTTCATCACgaccacactcacacaccttcTACAGACAG CCCTCCTTCACTTTCTCCTACTATGGACGAGTGGGATCACAGCGCCATCGACTGAAAAGGACAGCACCACTGAGCCCTCGACCAATCACCACCTCACGCAGTCTGAATGATCTGAGTGAACTCCAGCGGTGTGCAGACAGGCGGGAGTTGCAGCTGTCAGCTAGCAGTCTGTCATCTGAGGGCTCCAGCATTGAGGGAGGACCAGATAAGGGTACAACTGTTCGGCTGCTCTGGTTGTCCATGCTGAAG ATGCCGAGGCAGCTTTGGAGACTATGTGTGTGTCACCTTCTCACATGGTTCTCCATTATAGCTGAAGCTGTGTTTTACACCGATTTCATGGGGCAAGTCATCTACCATGGAGACCCCACg GCACCAGCTAATTCCACAGAACTGCTAAATTATCACAGAGGAGTGCAGATGGGCTGCTGGGGCCTGGTGGTCTATGCTGCTACTGCTGCGGTCTGCTctg CAATCCTCCAGAAGTACCTGGATAATTTTGATCTGAGCATTAAGATCATCTACATTGTTGGAACTCTGGGATTCTCCACAG GAACTGCTGTCATGGCAATCTTCCCTAATGTTtatgttgccatggtgatgatCAGTACCATGGGCATCATCTCCATGAGTATCTCCTACTGTCCCTATGCATTACTCGGGCAGTACCATGAAATCAAAGAG TACATTCACCACAGTCCAGCAAACACAAGAAGAGGTTTTGGTATTGACTGCGCCATCTTATCCTGCCAG GTCTATATCAGCCAGATTTTGGTTGCTTCGGCCCTTGGAGCTGTCGTCGACGCAGTCGGCAGTGTGCGTGTCATTCCTGCAGTGGCCTCTGGGGGCGCCTTCCTTGGCTTCCTTACTGCCTGTTTCCTCGTCATTTATCCTGACATGGAGCCCAGCAGTTCAGAGCAGGAGCAGGGCTTGGTGGGTTTCCCTGGAGATTTAGACCCAAACGGAGGAAGGACCAGTGACCAGAGGTTGGCTCTGCTGAACCTCACAGACGGAGATAGTTTAAAGAAGACAGAGAATCACTCTGTTGCCTAA